One stretch of Armigeres subalbatus isolate Guangzhou_Male chromosome 2, GZ_Asu_2, whole genome shotgun sequence DNA includes these proteins:
- the LOC134213472 gene encoding adult cuticle protein 1-like, whose amino-acid sequence MKVAALFVVLALALTAEAQPVWPWAPWPAAAGWPAAWPVAAAPWGWPLAAPAAAPVVAVDAPAAPEPAATSVTATRGAVHVAPLPGHAVNQQQLNLAPAPGTA is encoded by the coding sequence GTCGCTGCCCTGTTTGTAGTGCTTGCTCTGGCTCTGACGGCAGAAGCTCAGCCCGTGTGGCCATGGGCCCCGTGGCCCGCTGCTGCTGGTTGGCCAGCCGCATGGCCAGTCGCTGCCGCCCCCTGGGGTTGGCCGCTCGCTGCACCGGCTGCAGCCCCGGTCGTAGCCGTTGATGCCCCAGCCGCTCCGGAACCGGCTGCCACCTCGGTCACCGCCACCCGGGGAGCTGTTCACGTTGCCCCCCTGCCTGGTCACGCCGTCAACCAGCAGCAGCTCAATTTGGCTCCAGCACCAGGAACTGCCTAG
- the LOC134213471 gene encoding uncharacterized protein LOC134213471 has product MMKSQPVWIIFVVAIAIADCHYYTPLETHPQLPEDLNHGGDDSCFSMNSDAYLGDLSQDLSVHTLEKPNFMNYQAPPNSVINYIPVEEDSWITPNVHVDGQGYFTDRYVAPTMLKRFLSVNPR; this is encoded by the exons ATGATGAAA tcACAACCAGTATGGATAATTTTCGTAGTAGCGATAGCTATTGCAGACTGTCATTACTATACGCCACTAGAAACACATCCACAGTTGCCAGAGGATTTAAATCACGGTGGAGATGATTCCTGCTTTTCCATGAACAGCGATGCATATTTGGGTGATCTTTCCCAAGACTTGAGCGTTCACACTCTGGAGAAACCGAACTTTATGAATTATCAAGCTCCGCCAAACTCTGTGATCAATTACATCCCAGTGGAAGAGGATTCGTGGATCACTCCGAATGTGCACGTCGATGGACAGGGTTACTTCACGGACCGGTACGTGGCTCCGACAATGCTGAAAAGGTTTCTGTCGGTTAATCCTCGATAG